A genomic window from Salvelinus namaycush isolate Seneca chromosome 5, SaNama_1.0, whole genome shotgun sequence includes:
- the LOC120048274 gene encoding riboflavin transporter 2-like, whose translation MTLLTHVLACLFGMGSWVAINGMWVELPLIVPEIPEGWYLPSYLTVLIQMANVGPLFVTLMHRFRPGKLDERPVIYSIVGLGVVATFLLAFFWKHTVPLAGATHSVPLLVLCFLLSVVDCTSSVTFLPFMMRLGPQYLTTYFVGEGVSGLVPAVVALVQGVGVVHCRNATVASLANGTLGINSTVEASGELQAQYQPANFSAQVFFLFLSAMMVVCLAAFLLLNHHPAVARERKREHYFNRGLAEKSDQALSLSHRPQEEKPMINSPDGHRRARQSTFGTGFYSGLEVTFIFVVLAWVNALTNAVLPSVQSYSCLPYGNQAYHLAATMAAVANPVACFIAMFLPLRSLVLIGLLTIVGTGFGTYIMAMAALSPCPLLVHSASGTALIVIAWMLFVLTLSYVKVIIGVILRDEGHSALVWCGAVVQLGSMLGALSMFPLVSVYGLFKSGDPCNTMCTK comes from the exons ATGACTCTCCTAACCCACGTGCTGGCATGCCTCTTTGGCATGGGCTCCTGGGTGGCCATCAACGGGATGTGGGTGGAGCTGCCCCTTATCGTGCCCGAAATTCCAGAGGGTTGGTACCTGCCCTCTTACCTCACTGTGCTCATCCAGATGGCCAACGTGGGGCCCCTTTTCGTCACCCTCATGCACCGCTTCCGCCCGGGCAAGCTGGACGAGCGGCCCGTCATCTACTCCATAGTGGGCCTGGGCGTGGTCGCCACCTTCCTCCTGGCCTTCTTTTGGAAGCACACGGTGCCCCTAGCGGGCGCTACGCATAGTGTCCCCCTCCTAGTGCTCTGTTTCCTACTCTCTGTGGTGGACTGCACCTCCTCGGTCACCTTCCTGCCCTTCATGATGCGCCTCGGGCCCCAGTACCTCACTACGTACTTTGTAGGGGAGGGCGTTAGTGGCTTGGTGCCTGCCGTGGTGGCTCTGGTGCAGGGGGTGGGGGTGGTTCACTGTCGGAATGCTACAGTGGCTAGCTTAGCCAATGGGACCTTAGGTATTAACTCCACGGTAGAGGCCAGTGGAGAGCTCCAGGCTCAATACCAGCCCGCTAACTTCTCGGCCCAggtcttcttcctcttcctcagtgCCATGATGGTGGTGTGTCTGGCCGCCTTCCTCTTGCTCAACCACCACCCGGCCGTGGCCAGGGAGAGGAAGCGCGAGCACTACTTCAACAGAGGCCTGGCAGAGAAGAGTGACCAAGCCCTGTCCCTGTCTCACAGACCTCAAGAGGAGAAGCCCATGATCAACTCTCCGGATGGCCACCGGAGAGCCCGGCAGAGCACCTTTGGGACAGGCTTCTACAGTGGGCTGGAGGTGACGTTCATCTTTGTGGTTCTGGCCTGGGTCAATGCCCTGACCAATGCAGTGCTGCCCTCAGTGCAGTCTTACTCCTGTCTGCCCTACGGGAACCAGGCCTACCATCTGGCGGCCACCATGGCAGCCGTGGCCAACCCCGTGGCCTGCTTCATCGCCATGTTCCTGCCCTTAAG GTCATTGGTGCTGATTGGGCTTCTGACAATAGTTGGGACAGGGTTTGGTACTTACATCATGGCCATGGCTGCACTGAGCCCCTGTCCTCTACTGGTCCACAGCGCCTCAGGAACCGCACTCATA GTCATAGCCTGGATGTTGTTTGTCCTGACCCTCTCCTATGTGAAGGTGATCATTGGGGTAATCCTTCGGGATGAGGGCCACAGCGCCCTCGTGTGGTGTGGAGCAGTAGTACAGCTTGGTTCCATGCTAGGTGCCTTGTCCATGTTTCCCTTGGTCAGTGTCTATGGACTCTTCAAATCAGGGGACCCTTGTAACACCATGTGCACAAAGTAG